A window of the Coturnix japonica isolate 7356 chromosome 12, Coturnix japonica 2.1, whole genome shotgun sequence genome harbors these coding sequences:
- the BHLHE40 gene encoding class E basic helix-loop-helix protein 40 has translation MERIPSAQPPPVCLGKLPALESADVPGLDFAHMYQVYKPRRGLKRSEDSKDTYKLPHRLIEKKRRDRINECIAQLKDLLPEHLKLTTLGHLEKAVVLELTLKHLKALTALTEQQQQKILALQSGLQAGDLSARNLDSSQEMFRSGFQLCAKELLQYVAKHDNKELKAAQLVGHLHRVAAELLPGSPKDLKEKTVPGGKAGEGRGQNCVPVIQRTFAASSGEQSGSDTDTDSGYGGELEKNDSKPEQPYFPKDTELKYAVQERISSIKQESEDPPAKRSRLEVPDDDSPFGNEVMGTAGGFLPPHAHQPPLCLPFYLIPPSATAYLPMLEKCWYPASVPVLYPGLPTPTAALTGFVGPDKLSPPLLLPQRLPSPGPTRSPIDSSALLQALKQIPPLNLETKD, from the exons ATGGAGCGCATCCCCAGCGCGCAGCCCCCGCCCGTGTGCCTGGGCAAACTGCCCGCCCTGGAGAGCGCCGATGTGCCGGG GCTGGACTTCGCGCACATGTACCAAGTGTACAAGCCCAGGAGGGGGTTAAAGAGGAGCGAGGACAGCAAG GATACCTACAAGCTGCCCCACAGGCTGATAGAGAAGAAGCGCCGCGACAGGATCAACGAGTGCATCGCCCAGCTCAAGGACCTGCTGCCCGAGCACCTCAAGCTGACG ACCCTCGGTCACCTGGAGAAGGCGGTGGTGCTGGAGCTGACCCTGAAGCACCTGAAGGCGCTGACGGCGCTGacggagcagcagcagcagaagatcCTGGCGCTGCAGAGCGGGCTGCAGGCAG GTGACCTGTCCGCGAGGAACCTCGACTCCAGCCAGGAGATGTTCCGCTCTGGCTTCCAGCTGTGCgccaaggagctgctgcagtacGTGGCCAAGCACGACAACAAGGAGCTGAAGGCAGCGCAGCTGGTGGGGCACCTGCACCGCGTGGCGGCCGAGCTGCTGCCGGGCAGCCCCAAGGACCTGAAGGAGAAGACGGTGCCGGGGGGCAAAGCGGGCGAGGGGCGCGGGCAGAACTGTGTGCCCGTCATCCAAAGGACATTCGCTGCCTCCAGCGGGGAGCAGAGCGGCAGCGACACAGACACGGACAGCGGCTATGGGGGGGAGCTGGAGAAAAACGACTCCAAACCGGAGCAGCCCTATTTCCCAAAGGATACCGAACTGAAATACGCCGTCCAGGAGAGGATCAGCTCCATCAAGCAAGAGAGCGAGGACCCTCCGGCCAAGAGGAGCAGGCTGGAGGTGCCTGATGACGACAGCCCCTTTGGCAACGAGGTGATGGGCACTGCGGGCGGCTTCCTGCCCCCCCACGCCCACCAGCCCCCCTTGTGCCTGCCCTTCTACCTGATCCCACCATCCGCCACTGCCTACCTGCCCATGCTGGAGAAGTGCTGGTACCCGGCCTCCGTCCCTGTGCTGTACCCCGGGCTGCCCACGCCCACCGCTGCGCTCACCGGCTTTGTGGGCCCTGACAAGCTGTCccccccactgctgctgccccagagaCTGCCCTCCCCGGGGCCCACCCGCTCCCCCATCGACTCCTcggccctgctgcaggcactgaagcAGATCCCCCCGTTGAACTTGGAAACCAAAGACTAA